CGGGCACATCGAACGGGTCATGTAGATTCGCGATATCCGGCGAAAGGAAGGCACCGGCTGCTTTGACATTGGTGATGCCTCTGTTGACGAGCACCCTGGCTACGGGCCCACTGATCCCTAGACTTCGTACAAGATCCGTCTCAATTTCGGGGTTCCCCGATGAGACTTCCCATTTCCTCCGTCGTGGCGACATTATCTCCTCCGGTTGATGTGAGTTCGCGGCCCATCTCATTCTATTCTAATCGCTGTGTGCACATTTGAAGGCTGAGCATGTGAGGTGTGGCGTCCCATCTCTGTAGATTCGACTGAAAGCCGCGGTTTTCCTCCACCGCTCATGATGGTACCCGGTCTCGCTCGTCGCGGACCACCTTCGCCAGAAGGTCGCGATCGAATTCATCCACGATGTACAGAGTCCCCCGAGCTATCTCGGCGAGCTTGCGAAGGAAACCTTTGTTCGGGGCGAGCCCAATGCAGGTAAACGGTATGTTGTACTTGGAGATCTGCTCCGCCGCAACCAGCGAATCCCGGGCCGGGTCTCCCGTCCACTGATTCATGGTGGGAATGCCGTCGGTAAGCAGCACGAGCAGCGTCGGCTTGGTCTTGTTCCTCGCCAGAAGCTTGACTGCGTCCACAATGCCTGCCGCAAGAGGCGTGAGCCCGGCAGGCCTCACCGTGGCTAGCCCCATTTCGAGTGCTTTCGCAGAGCGGGCCCTGATCACGTGATGGGTGACGTGGCGGTCCTGAAAAGTGAGGACGCTGACCCGGTCACGACAGGTGAGGAACAGGTAGCGCGCCAGGTGCTTGGCAGCCTGTATCCGTTTCCCAGCCATGCTGGCACTTGCGTCGATCAACAGGCAAACATCAACCCGGGGCCGGCTCCTCACCAACTCGACCCTGACGTCCTGCCATTCGAACCCGGTCCTCCGCCCCTCGGTTGCGCACCTCCCTGCCCACGCACATACGGTCTCCGCCACGGCGATGCTGCCCTGCCCAAAGGCTTCGGATGCAGGCAGGGTAAGTCTGGTTGCGACCAGCCCCGTCCCAGCTACACGCCCTGAAGAAAAGTCTGTTCGTTCGATCGGGACTATACTGGGCCTCGCGGCCCGCCGGATCAGCTTCCGAAGCTCCGTCTCCACTTCCCGCGCGAATTTCCTGAGAAACTCCCGAATTCTCTTGCCTTTCTCCGTTATCTCGAGTGACGGGCCTTCTCCGTTCACCACATCTAGCGCCCTTAGCTTCGCGAGCATCGATTCAGCGTCCCCGAACTCGCGCTCGAGATGGGCGTATGGGCTTTCACGCCGGTTGGACGATGCCACGCAGTCGAGAAACGCCTGGAAGCTTGAGACAGATCCGAAATCCTGGCAAGCATCGATCACTTCTTTCATCTCGCTCGAGCGGTTGGGATTTCCGTCTCCCTCTCCGTCTGCTCGAAGAAGCGAATCTGTCTGTGCTGTGTAAGGCGACAGGTCGATACTCTGTCCGCCCGTGGACCGGTCATTGTGCACCCGATCGACCCGCCGGAGCTCCACTCCATGAGAGACGATCACCCTCTCAGTCTCGCGGACAATGTAGTAGACTGCGCCCAGGGTGTCCCGGCCAAGCATGGCCGCCACGTGCACGTGCCCTCTGTGTGCAAGCCTAAGAGACGCCTTACACCCAAACCGGAGGGACCCAGTGACCCTTCCTCCACCCGTAGCAGTCTGGACGTCGATCAGATCCGCGAGTCCACGGCACGATGCCCCAGAGTCTCTCGCATACTCGTCCACAGCCCGACGGATTCCCGCCGCGACTCGATGGTGGTCTATGTCTGCCAGGGCGTGGAAGATATCCAGGTGGATCACCTCGTCCCGTCCCGGCCGGCCGTAGAAGACCTTCCCCGCGTCCGCTGAGCATTTC
The Bacillota bacterium genome window above contains:
- a CDS encoding VWA domain-containing protein — encoded protein: MRFDALLAFARDLGDLFADGAGARVGETTVASRRVHVIDPANPSEVKVKCSADAGKVFYGRPGRDEVIHLDIFHALADIDHHRVAAGIRRAVDEYARDSGASCRGLADLIDVQTATGGGRVTGSLRFGCKASLRLAHRGHVHVAAMLGRDTLGAVYYIVRETERVIVSHGVELRRVDRVHNDRSTGGQSIDLSPYTAQTDSLLRADGEGDGNPNRSSEMKEVIDACQDFGSVSSFQAFLDCVASSNRRESPYAHLEREFGDAESMLAKLRALDVVNGEGPSLEITEKGKRIREFLRKFAREVETELRKLIRRAARPSIVPIERTDFSSGRVAGTGLVATRLTLPASEAFGQGSIAVAETVCAWAGRCATEGRRTGFEWQDVRVELVRSRPRVDVCLLIDASASMAGKRIQAAKHLARYLFLTCRDRVSVLTFQDRHVTHHVIRARSAKALEMGLATVRPAGLTPLAAGIVDAVKLLARNKTKPTLLVLLTDGIPTMNQWTGDPARDSLVAAEQISKYNIPFTCIGLAPNKGFLRKLAEIARGTLYIVDEFDRDLLAKVVRDERDRVPS